A window from Peromyscus eremicus chromosome 1, PerEre_H2_v1, whole genome shotgun sequence encodes these proteins:
- the LOC131904460 gene encoding zinc finger and SCAN domain-containing protein 4-like, which yields MASQHNNSFKPQSPESGLVLDNRNFLPSQDTSLQWEEYVCNFSTAQLNFPTNDNGYCAKQELQAMWKWFTSWLKPEKSSKEQMISQLVLAEFLKTGHYKDKSVLKEKWQSNGRNLGRFMEDLTDECLKPPIMVHTSMLGQEASFSKNRSLEETINLLKEQQSARSSIQESARTPLPIPQDMLLTTGHEVWEYSQNNVWNNSDVNDGDSSTGNEMDSLSLIQQGQFNEPKDRSVSDGNPLDLSRTSQVTSRYQEEFHRGTSSEDVLMEVQPEIISSPEQTEDCQNPDVSSTRGGCQKRPLRDPKTYKCEECPRTFKYPSRLAAHQRIHKKQKSFACKTCHKGFYTRSDLRVQKVIHQENKPLECSTCGKSFSNQTNLKAHERIHTGEKPYICSLSNRSFRQSSTYHRYQRNCHKAD from the exons ATGGCTTCCCAGCACAACAACTCCTTTAAACCCCAGTCACCAGAAAGTGGCCTTGTATTAGACAACAGGAACTTCCTTCCAAGCCAGGATACTTCTCTACAGTGGGAAGAATATGTCTGTAACTTCTCAACTGCTCAGCTCAACTTTCCCACAAATGACAATGGTTACTGTGCAAAGCAGGAACTGCAAGCAATGTGGAAGTGGTTTACCTCCTGGTTGAAGCCAGAAAAGAGTAGCAAGGAGCAGAtgatttctcagctggtcttggctGAGTTTCTCAAAACTGGGCACTACAAGGACAAGTCTGTCTTGAAAGAGAAGTGGCAATCAAATGGCAGAAACCTGGGGAGATTCATGGAGGATCTGACTGATGAGTGCTTGAAGCCTCCCATCATG GTTCACACCTCCATGCTGGGGCAGGAAGCCAGCTTTTCTAAGAACAGGTCTTTAGAAGAAACCATCaaccttctgaaagagcagcaatcaGCAAGAAGTTCAATACAAGAGAGTGCAAGGACACCCTTGCCAATCCCCCAAGACATGTTATTGACAACAG gacatgaagTCTGGGAATATAGCCAAAACAATGTCTGGAACAATAGTGATGTAAATGATGGGGATAGTAGTACTGGAAATGAGATGGACTCCCTTTCCCTTATCCAACAAGGTCAGTTTAATGAACCTAAAGACAGAAGTGTTTCTGATGGAAATCCTCTGGATTTaagcagaacaagtcaagtcACCTCTAGGTACCAGGAAGAATTTCATAGAGGAACTTCTTCTGAAGATGTCCTTATGGAGGTACAACCAGAGATTATCTCCAGTCCAGAGCAGACAGAAGACTGCCAGAATCCTGATGTAAGCTCCACACGTGGGGGTTGCCAAAAGAGacccctcagagacccaaagacATACAAATGTGAGGAATGTCCCAGAACCTTTAAATATCCCAGTAGACTTGCCGCCCACCAGAGAATACACAAGAAGCAAAAGTCATTTGCCTGTAAAACATGTCATAAGGGCTTCTATACTCGCTCAGACCTGAGAGTACAAAAGGTcatacaccaggaaaataaacctCTTGAATGTAGTACTTGTGGAAAGTCTTTCAGCAATCAAACCAATTTGAAAGCTcatgagaggattcacacaggagagaagccctacatCTGCTCCCTGAGTAACCGTAGCTTCCGCCAGTCATCCACATACCACCGTTACCAGAGGAATTGCCACAAAGCAGACTGA